From the Oleiphilus messinensis genome, one window contains:
- a CDS encoding HAMP domain-containing sensor histidine kinase gives MKINRLIRTSTFQLAIIYMALFATSVFILLGFIYWATAGYMADQTDETIEAEVLGLAEQYQRHGLNGLVSVIRERVARDPNGKSVYLFTARNRVKLAGNLDQWPVEVLSKESLSEEGWLNFVLEKENSPWNVDRLVRGKIFVVHGELSLLVGRDIQELMTVKKLIERALSWGMGITLAFALMGGVMMTRSMARRIEMFNVTSQRIMNGNLALRIPTKGTHDDFDQLAANLNMMLDRIVQLMEGIRHVSDNIAHDLKTPLTRLRNQLETTLLMVKEPEAKEEVGKALAEADQMLATFNALLRIARLESGGKLTHVSEVDVSALVLDAVEFYEVLAEEKEQRLELSVAPDVQVNGDRDLLFQAISNLIDNAIKYTPAHGTIKVEVETVGVQVIIRVLDSGIGIPESEREKVFQRFYRVAKSRSEPGNGLGLSLVSAIVSLHEGRIALSDADPGLCVELTLSQVSHIPMRRRLNGKQSSSA, from the coding sequence GTGAAAATTAATCGTCTTATTCGCACATCTACTTTCCAGCTGGCCATAATATATATGGCCTTGTTTGCGACTTCTGTCTTTATCCTTCTGGGTTTTATTTATTGGGCCACTGCCGGTTATATGGCGGACCAGACGGATGAAACCATCGAAGCGGAAGTGTTGGGCCTGGCTGAACAATATCAACGCCATGGCCTGAATGGCTTGGTGAGTGTTATTCGCGAGCGTGTAGCCCGTGATCCCAACGGTAAATCCGTCTATCTTTTTACTGCCAGAAACCGGGTCAAATTAGCGGGTAACCTTGATCAATGGCCGGTAGAAGTTTTGAGTAAAGAATCACTCTCCGAAGAAGGGTGGTTAAACTTTGTATTGGAAAAGGAAAACAGCCCCTGGAATGTTGACCGTCTGGTTCGGGGAAAAATATTTGTGGTTCACGGCGAGCTGAGCTTACTGGTGGGGCGCGATATTCAGGAATTAATGACAGTTAAAAAGCTGATTGAGCGGGCACTTAGTTGGGGGATGGGCATAACACTGGCATTTGCGTTGATGGGCGGCGTGATGATGACGCGCAGTATGGCGCGACGTATCGAAATGTTTAATGTCACCAGCCAACGGATCATGAATGGTAATCTGGCCCTGCGAATTCCGACTAAAGGCACCCATGATGATTTTGATCAACTCGCCGCAAATTTGAATATGATGCTGGATCGCATCGTGCAGCTCATGGAAGGTATCCGACATGTTTCGGATAATATTGCCCATGACCTCAAAACCCCTCTGACTCGCCTTAGAAATCAACTGGAAACAACGCTCTTAATGGTTAAAGAGCCTGAAGCAAAGGAGGAGGTCGGTAAGGCGCTAGCAGAGGCGGACCAGATGTTGGCAACCTTCAATGCTTTGCTGCGGATAGCCCGACTCGAGTCTGGGGGTAAATTAACCCACGTCAGTGAAGTGGATGTATCCGCATTGGTACTGGATGCGGTCGAGTTTTACGAGGTATTAGCGGAAGAAAAGGAGCAGCGTCTGGAGTTGTCGGTAGCGCCGGATGTGCAGGTGAACGGTGACCGCGACCTATTGTTTCAGGCGATTAGCAATCTGATTGATAATGCCATCAAATACACCCCTGCCCATGGAACCATCAAGGTTGAAGTTGAAACAGTGGGGGTTCAGGTAATTATTCGCGTACTTGATTCGGGGATTGGTATTCCTGAGTCAGAAAGAGAAAAGGTTTTCCAACGGTTTTACCGTGTAGCCAAGAGTCGCTCCGAGCCTGGAAACGGATTGGGTTTGAGTTTAGTCTCAGCGATTGTCAGTTTGCATGAAGGGCGAATTGCACTATCGGATGCTGATCCGGGACTCTGTGTCGAACTGACCTTGTCTCAAGTCAGTCATATTCCGATGCGTCGACGTCTAAACGGGAAGCAAAGTAGTTCGGCGTAA